From Pseudarthrobacter equi, a single genomic window includes:
- a CDS encoding rhamnogalacturonan acetylesterase: protein MTVTDQTVNTRRTAYRRSAAGLALAVLASSAGLAVAAPAAHAEPSNYKFDFGSGPVEKGYTAVSASDAYTPERRYGFNSPGHMANVAAKGTGVGSDAVRFLQFGTKSSNTFNVDLKEGLYRVTVTLGDTSRASIAAEGVFQEMNLTGNGATASFEIPVTDGQLNLLVTEGKVGTAFTLSALDIEKVSRHPEMDPTIWVGGDSTVASYYPLDSSVQGGWGQLLPQFVDPEKYDVRNMATGGQIARGFRNDGQLEAILQYIKPGDLFLLEMGINDTAAKNATTEAEFKEIMRDMVRQVAATGATPVLVTPQGRATDFVDGVHSSVDRWYRHSTVALAQEEGVPLVDLNVLSSAYFTQIGPDATLALFMTGDTLHPNRAGATELARIVTADLARQGLQ from the coding sequence ATGACCGTGACCGATCAAACCGTGAACACCAGGCGAACCGCCTACCGGCGTTCTGCCGCAGGGCTGGCACTCGCCGTCCTGGCCAGCAGCGCCGGCCTGGCGGTCGCTGCCCCGGCAGCACACGCTGAACCCAGCAACTACAAATTCGACTTCGGCAGCGGCCCGGTTGAAAAGGGCTACACAGCCGTAAGCGCCTCAGACGCCTACACGCCTGAGCGCCGGTACGGCTTCAACTCCCCCGGGCACATGGCCAACGTGGCTGCCAAAGGAACTGGAGTGGGAAGCGACGCCGTCCGGTTCCTGCAGTTCGGTACCAAGAGCAGCAATACCTTCAACGTGGACCTCAAGGAAGGCCTGTACAGGGTGACCGTCACCCTCGGCGATACGTCACGGGCCAGCATTGCCGCGGAAGGCGTCTTCCAGGAGATGAACCTGACCGGAAACGGGGCCACGGCGTCCTTCGAAATCCCGGTGACCGACGGCCAGCTCAATCTCCTGGTCACGGAAGGCAAGGTGGGCACGGCCTTCACGCTCAGCGCCCTGGATATCGAGAAGGTGTCGCGCCATCCGGAGATGGACCCCACCATCTGGGTGGGCGGCGATTCCACCGTTGCCAGCTACTACCCGCTGGATTCCAGCGTCCAGGGCGGCTGGGGCCAGTTGCTGCCGCAGTTCGTCGACCCGGAAAAGTATGACGTCCGCAACATGGCCACCGGCGGGCAGATCGCGCGCGGTTTCCGTAACGACGGCCAGCTGGAGGCCATCCTGCAGTACATCAAGCCCGGCGACCTCTTCCTGCTGGAGATGGGCATCAATGACACCGCCGCCAAGAACGCCACCACCGAGGCGGAGTTCAAGGAAATCATGCGGGACATGGTCCGCCAGGTGGCGGCCACCGGCGCCACCCCGGTCCTGGTGACCCCGCAGGGCCGCGCCACCGATTTTGTGGACGGCGTGCACTCCTCGGTGGACCGCTGGTACCGGCACTCCACGGTGGCCCTGGCCCAGGAGGAAGGCGTCCCGCTGGTTGACCTGAATGTCCTCTCGTCCGCCTACTTCACGCAGATCGGCCCGGACGCGACGCTGGCCCTGTTCATGACCGGCGACACCCTGCACCCCAACCGCGCCGGTGCCACCGAGCTCGCCCGGATCGTCACCGCGGATTTGGCGCGTCAGGGCCTCCAGTAG